A region of Paractinoplanes abujensis DNA encodes the following proteins:
- a CDS encoding carbohydrate-binding protein yields the protein MGRTRNIVLGATVASVTVALGVAATSSSSAAAACGALFDDFNYSSRTDPTLAQRGWSIRTAAGGPGVAGAGWRADNIAFPTVDGQKVAQLTATTNGTAAGTSHAEFSQSQRRFLAGTYLARVKFADAPVSGPDGDHVNQTFYAISPLAAPRDPTYSELDFSEYLPNGGWGEAGPINYQTSWYTYVAEPWYADNQHSQQARSIAGWHDVQATVGDGHVKYYIDGVLVGDHSGKFYPRQAMSIDFNQWFIDLAGRAAGATSTWQQSVDYVFHAKNQTLTPAQAAAAVASYRSAGTTHTDTIASAGDCTVTTPPATTPPATTPPATTPPATTPPATTPPATTPPATTPPATTPPATTPPATTPPATTPPATTPPTTRPTTAAPGGTAWAPGVAYARGQVVTYQGRRYECRIAHTSLVSWEPPNVAALWLPL from the coding sequence ATGGGCCGCACCCGAAATATCGTCCTGGGCGCCACCGTCGCCTCCGTCACCGTCGCGCTCGGCGTCGCCGCGACCTCGTCCAGCAGCGCGGCCGCGGCGTGCGGCGCGCTCTTCGACGACTTCAACTACAGCTCCCGTACGGACCCCACGCTCGCTCAGCGCGGCTGGAGCATCCGCACCGCCGCCGGCGGACCGGGCGTGGCCGGCGCGGGCTGGCGCGCCGACAACATCGCCTTCCCCACGGTCGACGGCCAGAAAGTGGCCCAACTGACCGCCACGACCAACGGCACCGCGGCCGGCACGTCGCACGCCGAGTTCTCGCAGAGCCAGCGGCGCTTCCTGGCCGGCACCTACCTGGCCCGGGTCAAGTTCGCCGACGCCCCGGTCAGCGGCCCCGACGGCGACCACGTCAACCAGACCTTCTACGCGATCTCCCCGCTCGCCGCGCCGCGCGACCCCACCTATTCCGAACTGGACTTCTCCGAATACCTGCCCAACGGCGGCTGGGGCGAGGCCGGGCCGATCAACTACCAGACCAGCTGGTACACGTACGTGGCCGAGCCCTGGTACGCCGACAACCAGCACAGCCAGCAGGCCCGTAGCATCGCCGGCTGGCACGACGTGCAGGCCACGGTGGGCGACGGTCACGTGAAGTACTACATCGACGGGGTGCTGGTGGGCGACCACTCGGGCAAGTTCTACCCCCGCCAAGCCATGTCGATCGACTTCAACCAGTGGTTCATCGACCTGGCCGGGCGGGCCGCCGGGGCCACCTCGACCTGGCAGCAGTCCGTCGACTACGTGTTCCACGCCAAGAATCAGACCCTCACCCCGGCCCAGGCCGCCGCGGCGGTGGCGTCCTACCGGTCGGCCGGCACCACCCACACCGACACGATCGCCTCCGCCGGCGACTGCACGGTGACCACCCCGCCCGCGACCACGCCGCCTGCGACCACGCCGCCTGCGACCACGCCGCCTGCGACCACGCCGCCTGCGACCACGCCGCCTGCGACCACGCCGCCCGCGACCACCCCGCCCGCGACCACCCCGCCTGCGACCACGCCGCCTGCGACCACGCCGCCCGCGACCACGCCGCCCGCGACCACGCCGCCCACCACCCGGCCCACCACCGCGGCTCCGGGCGGCACGGCGTGGGCGCCCGGGGTGGCGTACGCGCGAGGTCAGGTCGTCACCTACCAGGGCCGGCGCTACGAATGCCGGATCGCGCACACGTCGCTGGTCAGCTGGGAGCCGCCGAACGTGGCCGCACTCTGGCTGCCGCTCTAG
- a CDS encoding dihydrofolate reductase family protein, with product MREIVYTGFMSLDGVVDSPGGAVEGHRSGGWVFQDIEFVPEAWTIKGEELEETTALMFGGRSYEAFAAVWPGSADHVAYKDLPKYVVSSSLSEDALVDGWGPQTVLRSTEEVAALKEGEGGAIFVHGSAELARRLSEAGLIDRYHLLVFPVLLGAGKSLFSREDNDKRTLTLRSSEAYKNGILKLIYDVN from the coding sequence ATGCGAGAAATTGTGTACACGGGGTTCATGTCGCTCGACGGGGTCGTCGACTCCCCCGGCGGGGCGGTGGAGGGTCACCGCAGCGGCGGCTGGGTCTTCCAGGACATCGAGTTCGTGCCCGAGGCGTGGACGATCAAGGGCGAGGAGCTCGAGGAGACCACGGCCCTGATGTTCGGCGGGCGCAGCTACGAGGCCTTCGCGGCCGTCTGGCCCGGCTCGGCCGACCACGTCGCTTACAAAGACCTTCCCAAGTACGTCGTGTCGAGCTCGCTGTCCGAGGACGCGCTGGTCGACGGGTGGGGCCCGCAGACGGTTCTGCGCTCCACCGAGGAGGTCGCCGCGCTGAAGGAGGGCGAGGGCGGCGCCATCTTCGTGCACGGCAGCGCCGAACTGGCCCGGCGGCTGTCCGAGGCGGGGCTGATCGACCGCTACCACCTGCTGGTCTTCCCGGTGCTGCTGGGCGCGGGCAAGAGCCTGTTCAGCCGGGAGGACAACGACAAGCGCACGCTGACCCTGCGCTCGTCCGAGGCCTACAAGAACGGCATCCTCAAGCTGATCTACGACGTGAACTGA
- a CDS encoding DUF2256 domain-containing protein, whose product MAPPESKTCASCGRTITWRKAWAADWDNVRWCSSACRRRGLRDGDRELEVRILAASERKRRFPLTDIDGEREDVRRAARRLAAAGRVRWLQNGRPVDPSTARGDVDISKL is encoded by the coding sequence GTGGCTCCTCCGGAATCCAAGACCTGCGCCTCGTGCGGACGCACGATCACCTGGCGCAAGGCCTGGGCCGCGGACTGGGACAACGTCCGCTGGTGCAGCAGCGCCTGCCGCCGGCGGGGTCTTCGCGACGGTGATCGCGAGCTGGAGGTCCGGATCCTGGCCGCGAGCGAGCGCAAGCGGCGTTTCCCGCTCACCGACATCGACGGTGAGCGCGAGGATGTGCGGCGCGCGGCGCGCCGGCTGGCGGCGGCCGGGCGGGTTCGCTGGCTGCAGAACGGGCGCCCGGTGGATCCGAGCACCGCGCGCGGGGACGTCGACATCAGCAAGCTGTGA
- a CDS encoding cellulase family glycosylhydrolase encodes MRRRWLAGLAALVAAAGLALTVATQPAAAATGIKVSGTQILEANGNPFVMRGVNHAHTWYADRFSSLADIKALGANTVRVVLSTGDRWTRNDATDVARVIAECKRLRLICVLEAHDTTGYGEDAAATTLAKATDYWISIKSALDGQENYVVLNIGNEPYGNQNATGWINDTKTAISRLRAAGFAHALMVDAPNWGQDWQFIMRDNAASVFAADPQRNTIFSIHMYGVFDTAAEITDYVGRFQTAGLPLVIGEFGFNHSDGNPDEDTILATAQARGIGYLGWSWSGNGGGVEYLDMVTGFNPAQLTTWGQRLFNGANGIKATAREATIYGGTTPPTTPPTTPPTTPPTTPPTTPPTTPPTTPPATGACTATYAVTGSWGSGFQGAVTVTAGSAPIRGWTVTWTWPSGQQFTNTWNASVTTSGSAVTARNMPYNGTLAAGANATWGFTASSTGTNTAPTGVTCVAA; translated from the coding sequence GTGCGAAGAAGATGGCTGGCCGGACTCGCTGCCCTGGTGGCCGCGGCCGGGCTGGCGCTCACCGTCGCCACACAACCCGCGGCCGCGGCGACCGGCATCAAGGTCAGCGGCACCCAGATCCTCGAAGCCAACGGCAACCCGTTCGTGATGCGCGGCGTCAACCACGCGCACACCTGGTACGCCGACCGGTTCTCGTCGCTGGCCGACATCAAGGCGCTCGGCGCCAACACCGTACGGGTCGTGCTGAGCACCGGTGACCGGTGGACCCGCAACGACGCCACCGACGTGGCCCGGGTGATCGCCGAGTGCAAGCGCCTGCGGCTGATCTGCGTGCTCGAGGCGCACGACACCACCGGCTACGGCGAGGACGCGGCGGCCACCACCCTGGCCAAGGCCACCGACTACTGGATCAGCATCAAGAGCGCCCTGGACGGGCAGGAGAACTACGTCGTCCTGAACATCGGCAACGAGCCGTACGGGAACCAGAACGCCACCGGCTGGATCAACGACACCAAGACCGCGATCAGTCGTCTGCGCGCGGCCGGCTTCGCGCACGCGCTCATGGTGGACGCGCCCAACTGGGGCCAGGACTGGCAGTTCATCATGCGCGACAACGCCGCCTCGGTCTTCGCCGCCGACCCGCAGCGCAACACGATCTTCAGCATCCACATGTACGGGGTCTTCGACACCGCGGCCGAGATCACCGATTACGTCGGCCGGTTCCAGACCGCCGGCCTGCCGCTGGTGATCGGCGAGTTCGGCTTCAACCACTCCGACGGCAACCCCGACGAGGACACCATCCTGGCCACCGCCCAGGCCCGCGGCATCGGCTACCTGGGCTGGTCGTGGAGCGGCAACGGCGGCGGCGTGGAATACCTCGACATGGTCACCGGCTTCAACCCGGCCCAGCTGACGACGTGGGGCCAGCGCCTCTTCAACGGCGCCAACGGCATCAAGGCCACCGCCCGCGAGGCCACCATCTACGGCGGCACCACCCCACCCACGACGCCGCCGACCACACCCCCGACCACGCCTCCCACCACACCCCCGACGACGCCTCCCACCACACCGCCGACCACACCCCCGGCCACGGGCGCCTGCACGGCCACCTACGCCGTGACCGGCTCGTGGGGCAGCGGCTTCCAGGGCGCGGTTACCGTCACCGCCGGCTCGGCGCCGATCCGCGGCTGGACCGTCACCTGGACGTGGCCCAGCGGTCAGCAGTTCACCAACACCTGGAACGCGTCGGTCACCACCTCGGGCAGCGCCGTCACCGCCCGCAACATGCCCTACAACGGCACCCTGGCCGCGGGCGCCAACGCGACCTGGGGCTTCACCGCCTCGAGCACCGGCACCAACACGGCCCCCACCGGCGTGACCTGCGTCGCCGCCTGA
- a CDS encoding GntR family transcriptional regulator: MRRTEVRERLREIVGTVTPGEPLPSERDLSVQLGTSRPTLRIAIEELTREGLLVRRHGRGTFRNLRKISQEVPSSADLPPAEGDWRSELLEYAVTTPDDTIRALRLRIVDGAPMALEEIRVPLAVAPGLSEADFTSESLYQRLREVHGVFPAEAVQTTEPTLTTPAQSRLLEVPPHSPALLFERTTRDAAGRVIEHARSVYRGDRYRITQHLRFGPESG, translated from the coding sequence ATGAGGCGGACCGAGGTGCGCGAACGGCTGCGCGAGATCGTCGGCACGGTCACGCCCGGTGAGCCGCTTCCCTCCGAGCGTGACCTCAGCGTGCAGCTCGGCACGTCGCGCCCGACCCTGCGCATCGCGATCGAGGAGCTGACCCGCGAGGGCCTGCTGGTGCGCCGCCACGGTCGCGGCACGTTCCGCAACCTCCGTAAAATCTCCCAGGAGGTGCCGTCGTCGGCCGACCTGCCCCCGGCCGAGGGCGATTGGCGAAGCGAACTGCTCGAGTACGCGGTGACGACCCCGGACGACACGATCCGCGCGCTACGCCTGCGGATCGTCGACGGGGCCCCGATGGCACTGGAGGAGATCCGCGTGCCGCTGGCCGTCGCCCCCGGCCTGTCCGAGGCCGACTTCACGAGCGAGTCGCTCTACCAGCGGCTGCGCGAGGTTCACGGGGTGTTCCCGGCCGAGGCCGTGCAGACCACCGAGCCCACGCTGACCACGCCCGCGCAGTCCCGCCTGCTCGAGGTGCCGCCGCACTCCCCCGCCCTGCTGTTCGAGCGCACCACCCGCGACGCCGCGGGCCGGGTCATCGAGCACGCCCGTTCGGTCTATCGCGGCGACCGCTACCGCATCACCCAGCACCTACGGTTCGGCCCGGAATCAGGCTGA
- a CDS encoding helix-turn-helix domain-containing protein — MQLRFQARGSDSPWVSEVWTCTSERVTEMTSVAGVHWGLVFWQRQGRSYAAVTGPETGPSAAPVPEGATFVGIDFAVGTSLRIVPTAALVDGGLELPDATGRFFRLAGDRWETPGPDDAEALVDRLVRAGAIVRDPLVTEVRRGGRPDVTPRTLERRFRAATGLTRGTVHQIERVTEAATRLAAAAPVADVVTGLGYFDEPHLARALRRYVGRTSKQLREGAGGAISLNLEQAADQFTS; from the coding sequence ATGCAGCTGCGGTTCCAGGCGCGCGGGTCCGATTCGCCGTGGGTGAGCGAGGTCTGGACCTGCACGAGCGAGCGGGTCACGGAGATGACCTCCGTCGCCGGGGTGCACTGGGGCCTGGTGTTCTGGCAGCGGCAGGGGCGCTCGTACGCGGCCGTCACCGGCCCCGAGACCGGCCCGAGCGCGGCCCCCGTGCCCGAGGGCGCCACGTTCGTCGGCATCGACTTCGCCGTGGGCACGTCGCTGCGCATCGTGCCCACGGCGGCCCTAGTCGACGGCGGGCTCGAGCTGCCCGACGCCACCGGCAGGTTCTTCCGCCTGGCCGGCGACCGCTGGGAGACGCCGGGCCCCGACGACGCCGAGGCCCTGGTCGACCGCCTGGTCCGCGCGGGTGCGATCGTCCGCGACCCGCTGGTGACCGAGGTCCGCCGCGGCGGCCGTCCCGACGTCACCCCGCGCACCCTCGAACGCCGTTTCCGCGCCGCGACCGGGCTGACCCGCGGCACGGTCCACCAGATCGAACGCGTGACCGAGGCCGCCACCCGGCTGGCTGCCGCCGCCCCGGTGGCCGACGTGGTCACCGGTCTCGGCTACTTCGACGAGCCGCACCTGGCCCGGGCCCTGCGCCGCTACGTCGGCCGCACCTCGAAACAGCTGCGCGAGGGCGCCGGCGGCGCGATCTCGCTCAACCTGGAGCAGGCGGCGGATCAGTTCACGTCGTAG
- a CDS encoding ABC transporter substrate-binding protein: MKAWRYAAALGTVVLAAACGNDGGGGASGRQPVNGKTFTMAVAGDPGNLDPHFTSLTVTGQVDRFLYDSLLGFAPDGKTLPGLAEKWESTSTAATFTLRKGITCADGTPLTAATVAKNITFVGDPKNSSTRIGLYVPAGAKATADDTAGTVSVTSPTPDAFLERNLGGLPIVCEKGLADRTTLKQASEGTGAYTVTEAVPDDHYTLTRRKEYAWGPGDYKADTVGLPDKVVIRVITNETTTANLVLSGEVNVARFTGPDTARLQGDQFLKRDVLAPTGELWFNQKAGLPTADLAVRKALIQSVDLNQMQQVFTSGRGTAATGLVAPAMTPCKGDTVTGNLPAFDAAGGKTALAATGAVGKKLVVAWGNTGNPGAQAAAELLQQQWQAAGVQVELKSVTTTQVGQIAAGQLAWDVALFPIGVTLPSQLISFLSGPTPPNGANFAAFDNKEYVAAVTEAQKLTGESGCAQWAAAEKAVVSNLDLVPFANSNAPSIGNGVEFNLSEGDVDPSSIRMLG; this comes from the coding sequence ATGAAGGCTTGGCGATACGCGGCCGCGCTGGGCACTGTGGTGCTCGCGGCCGCCTGCGGTAACGACGGCGGGGGCGGCGCGAGCGGCCGCCAGCCCGTCAACGGCAAGACGTTCACGATGGCTGTCGCGGGCGACCCCGGCAACCTCGATCCTCACTTCACGTCCCTGACAGTCACCGGCCAGGTCGACCGATTCCTGTACGACTCCCTGCTCGGGTTCGCGCCGGACGGCAAGACGCTGCCCGGTCTGGCCGAGAAGTGGGAGTCGACCAGCACGGCGGCCACCTTCACCCTGCGCAAGGGCATCACCTGCGCGGACGGCACGCCCCTGACCGCGGCCACGGTGGCCAAGAACATCACCTTCGTCGGCGACCCCAAGAACTCCTCGACCCGGATCGGCCTCTACGTGCCGGCCGGCGCGAAGGCCACCGCCGACGACACCGCGGGCACGGTCAGCGTCACCTCGCCCACGCCCGACGCGTTCCTCGAGCGCAACCTGGGTGGCCTGCCGATCGTCTGCGAGAAGGGCCTGGCCGACCGGACCACGCTCAAGCAGGCGTCCGAAGGCACCGGGGCGTACACGGTGACCGAGGCCGTGCCGGACGATCACTACACGCTGACCCGGCGCAAGGAGTACGCGTGGGGGCCGGGCGACTACAAGGCCGACACGGTGGGCCTGCCCGACAAGGTGGTCATCCGGGTCATCACCAACGAGACCACCACCGCCAACCTGGTGCTCTCGGGCGAGGTCAACGTGGCCCGGTTCACCGGCCCCGACACCGCCCGGCTGCAGGGCGACCAGTTCCTCAAGCGCGACGTGCTGGCCCCGACCGGCGAGCTCTGGTTCAACCAGAAGGCCGGGCTGCCGACCGCCGACCTGGCCGTGCGCAAGGCGCTGATCCAGTCGGTCGACCTGAACCAGATGCAGCAGGTCTTCACCAGCGGCCGCGGCACCGCGGCGACCGGCCTGGTCGCCCCGGCGATGACCCCCTGCAAGGGCGACACGGTGACCGGCAACCTGCCGGCCTTCGACGCCGCGGGAGGCAAGACGGCCCTGGCCGCCACCGGGGCCGTCGGCAAGAAGCTCGTGGTGGCCTGGGGCAACACCGGCAACCCGGGTGCGCAGGCCGCCGCCGAGCTCCTGCAGCAGCAGTGGCAGGCGGCCGGCGTACAGGTGGAACTCAAGTCGGTGACGACCACGCAGGTCGGACAGATCGCCGCCGGTCAGCTGGCCTGGGACGTGGCGCTGTTCCCGATCGGCGTGACGCTGCCCAGCCAGCTGATCTCGTTCCTGTCCGGACCGACTCCGCCCAACGGGGCCAACTTCGCCGCCTTCGACAACAAGGAATACGTCGCCGCGGTCACCGAGGCCCAGAAACTGACCGGCGAGAGCGGTTGTGCGCAGTGGGCCGCGGCCGAGAAGGCGGTGGTGTCGAATCTGGACCTGGTGCCGTTCGCCAACTCCAACGCGCCGTCGATCGGCAACGGGGTCGAGTTCAACCTCTCCGAAGGTGACGTCGACCCGTCGTCGATCCGCATGCTGGGCTGA
- a CDS encoding zinc-ribbon domain-containing protein, whose protein sequence is MFFIFGLRSKDKIVGSRVGQCEVCGAVAAQTLVRRTTKFSLFFVPLFPVRPARHFVVCTNCGRSRYAAREELISA, encoded by the coding sequence GTGTTCTTCATCTTCGGACTGCGCAGCAAAGACAAGATCGTCGGGTCGCGGGTCGGGCAGTGCGAGGTGTGCGGGGCCGTGGCGGCGCAGACGCTCGTCCGGCGTACGACGAAATTCAGCCTGTTCTTCGTGCCGCTGTTCCCGGTCCGCCCGGCTCGCCACTTCGTGGTGTGCACGAACTGCGGCCGCTCGCGTTACGCCGCCCGGGAGGAACTGATCTCGGCCTGA
- a CDS encoding SAM-dependent methyltransferase yields MTDPRLNSSVPHSARLWNYWLGGTDNFPVDREAGDVIAGILPSIVTLAQEDRKFLRRSVRHLVGEGGIRQILDIGAGLPTADNTHQVAQAVAPDTRVVYVDNDPLVLVHALTLLAGTSEGRTEYVEADLNDPAAILRAAGGTLDLTRPVAITLLGILHFLRDDEASLAAVRTLVDAVPSGSYLVIAHGCDDINTDEANRIVDFWNERGTPKIKYRSAEQIGRFFDGLRLLDPGIVPCNRWHPDAETGDVDVNQFCGVAIKE; encoded by the coding sequence ATGACGGACCCGCGACTCAACTCGAGCGTGCCGCACTCGGCGCGGCTGTGGAACTACTGGCTCGGCGGCACCGACAACTTCCCGGTGGACCGCGAGGCGGGGGACGTCATCGCGGGGATCCTGCCGTCGATCGTCACCCTCGCCCAGGAGGACCGGAAGTTCCTGCGCCGCTCCGTGCGTCACCTGGTCGGCGAGGGCGGAATCCGGCAGATCCTCGACATCGGGGCCGGGCTCCCGACCGCCGACAACACCCACCAGGTGGCGCAGGCCGTCGCGCCGGACACGCGGGTCGTCTACGTCGACAACGATCCGCTCGTGCTCGTGCACGCCTTGACGCTGCTGGCCGGCACGTCCGAGGGCAGAACCGAATACGTCGAGGCCGACCTCAACGACCCCGCGGCGATCCTGCGCGCGGCCGGCGGCACGCTCGACCTCACCCGGCCGGTCGCCATCACGCTGCTCGGCATCCTGCACTTCCTGCGCGACGACGAGGCATCCTTGGCCGCCGTACGCACCCTGGTCGACGCCGTGCCGTCCGGCAGCTACCTGGTCATCGCCCACGGCTGCGACGACATCAACACCGACGAGGCCAACCGCATCGTCGACTTCTGGAACGAACGCGGCACCCCGAAGATCAAATACCGCAGCGCGGAGCAGATCGGCCGCTTCTTCGACGGGTTGCGCCTGCTCGACCCCGGCATCGTCCCGTGCAACCGCTGGCACCCCGACGCCGAAACAGGCGACGTCGACGTCAACCAGTTCTGCGGCGTGGCCATCAAGGAGTAG
- a CDS encoding ABC transporter permease, which yields MTIVASRPVTLADNPWVRFGLRRAARLVVSVWVLVTAAFLMIHVLPGDPVRAALGPTAPLALIEQRREALGFNDPLWLQYLHYLGHLVTGDLGVSMTSGLPVSEVISARLGSTVEMALLAFAVAVVVSVPLGTLMTVLARHGRRRGGDWFLTSTGVVVATIPEFLMAVGLVFVFGVQLGWLPVAGRSGPDSYVLPVLSLAIGPAFMLARIVRVELLAVMQTDYIRTARAKRLRSTAVYLRHALPNALTATLTIGGLLLGALVAGTVLVENIFAWPGLGGTIVQSILAKDYPTVQGVVLVYGIGVLLINLVVDVALALLDPRSAIRES from the coding sequence ATGACGATCGTGGCGTCCCGGCCGGTGACCCTGGCCGACAACCCGTGGGTACGGTTCGGCCTGCGCCGGGCGGCGCGGCTCGTGGTGTCGGTCTGGGTGCTGGTGACCGCCGCGTTCCTCATGATCCACGTGCTTCCTGGCGATCCCGTACGGGCGGCGCTGGGCCCGACCGCCCCGCTCGCGCTGATCGAGCAGCGGCGCGAGGCGCTCGGCTTCAACGACCCGCTGTGGCTGCAGTACCTGCACTACCTGGGCCACCTCGTGACCGGCGACCTGGGCGTCTCGATGACGTCCGGGCTGCCGGTGAGCGAGGTGATCTCGGCCCGGCTCGGTTCCACCGTCGAGATGGCGCTGCTGGCGTTCGCCGTGGCCGTCGTCGTCTCGGTGCCGCTGGGCACGCTGATGACCGTGCTGGCCCGGCACGGGCGGCGCCGCGGCGGGGACTGGTTCCTCACCTCGACCGGTGTCGTCGTCGCCACCATCCCCGAGTTCCTGATGGCGGTGGGGCTGGTGTTCGTTTTCGGCGTCCAGCTGGGCTGGCTCCCCGTGGCCGGCCGTTCCGGCCCCGACTCGTACGTGCTCCCGGTGCTGTCACTGGCCATCGGCCCGGCCTTCATGCTGGCCCGGATCGTACGGGTGGAACTGCTCGCGGTGATGCAGACCGACTACATCCGTACGGCCCGAGCCAAACGTCTGCGCTCCACGGCCGTCTACCTGCGGCACGCCCTGCCCAACGCGCTGACCGCCACGCTGACGATCGGCGGCCTGCTGCTGGGCGCGCTCGTGGCGGGCACCGTGCTGGTCGAGAACATCTTCGCCTGGCCCGGGCTGGGCGGCACGATCGTCCAGTCCATCCTGGCCAAGGACTACCCGACGGTGCAGGGCGTGGTGCTCGTCTACGGCATCGGCGTGCTGCTGATCAACCTGGTGGTCGACGTGGCGCTGGCCCTGCTCGATCCGCGCTCGGCGATCCGGGAGAGCTGA
- a CDS encoding SDR family NAD(P)-dependent oxidoreductase, which yields MSRTWFITGSSRGLGRELTIAALDAGDNVVATARRPEQLKDLATDRLLPLALDVTDPAAVAAAVAAAVDRFGRLDVVVNNAGYANSGSIEDTPMDDFRAQVEANFFGAVLVTKAALPILRRQRSGHFLQFSSIGGRVGGTAGNAAYQAAKHALEGFSNVLNTEVAPLGIKVTIVEPGPFRTGYGSSMRFHPVSPGYEQTVGTVNDFRRQSEGTWAGDPARAARILVDIVGRPEPPLRLLLGAQAVEIAAKASAERASEADRWAEVSRSADFPA from the coding sequence ATGTCTCGCACCTGGTTCATCACCGGCAGCTCGCGCGGCCTCGGCCGGGAACTGACGATCGCCGCGCTCGACGCCGGCGACAACGTCGTGGCCACGGCCCGCCGGCCGGAACAGCTCAAGGATCTGGCCACCGATCGCCTGCTGCCGCTCGCGCTCGACGTGACCGACCCGGCCGCCGTCGCCGCCGCCGTGGCCGCCGCCGTCGACCGCTTCGGCCGGCTCGACGTGGTCGTCAACAACGCCGGCTACGCCAACTCGGGGTCGATCGAGGACACCCCGATGGACGACTTCCGCGCGCAGGTGGAGGCCAACTTCTTCGGCGCGGTGCTGGTCACCAAGGCCGCCCTGCCGATCCTGCGGCGGCAGCGCTCCGGCCACTTCCTGCAGTTCTCGTCGATCGGGGGCCGGGTCGGCGGCACCGCGGGCAACGCGGCCTACCAGGCGGCCAAGCACGCCCTCGAGGGCTTCTCGAACGTGCTCAACACCGAGGTGGCCCCGCTCGGCATCAAGGTCACCATCGTCGAGCCAGGCCCGTTCCGCACCGGTTACGGCTCGTCGATGCGGTTCCACCCGGTGAGCCCCGGCTACGAGCAGACGGTGGGCACGGTCAACGACTTCCGCCGGCAGAGCGAGGGCACCTGGGCCGGCGATCCCGCGCGGGCCGCCCGCATCCTGGTCGACATCGTCGGCCGGCCCGAGCCGCCGCTGCGGCTGCTGCTGGGCGCGCAGGCCGTCGAGATCGCCGCGAAGGCCTCAGCGGAACGAGCCTCGGAGGCGGACCGGTGGGCCGAGGTGAGCCGCTCGGCCGACTTCCCCGCGTAG
- a CDS encoding TetR family transcriptional regulator codes for MAVRDPEDSRRRILAAATAEFANYGIAGARMDRVAERAASSKERIYAYFGNKDRLFDIVFTASAQQTLESVRFDAADLPGYAGRMFDYFAEHPHAQRLTMWYRLERPHGPGLAVVHAANHDRLAALAAAQAEGRLSPDFTPAELLTLIQSMAASWNSLNPEFAASAEMGGQPDRRTAVVRAVARLV; via the coding sequence ATGGCCGTACGTGATCCGGAAGACTCCCGCCGCCGCATCCTCGCCGCCGCCACCGCCGAGTTCGCGAACTACGGGATCGCCGGCGCGCGGATGGACCGGGTGGCCGAGCGCGCGGCGAGCAGCAAGGAACGGATCTACGCCTACTTCGGCAACAAGGACAGGCTGTTCGACATCGTGTTCACGGCCAGCGCGCAGCAAACCCTCGAGTCCGTACGCTTCGACGCCGCCGACCTGCCGGGATACGCGGGCCGCATGTTCGACTACTTCGCCGAGCACCCGCACGCCCAGCGCCTGACCATGTGGTATCGCCTGGAGCGCCCGCACGGCCCCGGTCTGGCGGTGGTGCACGCGGCCAACCACGACCGCCTGGCCGCGCTGGCCGCCGCGCAGGCCGAGGGCCGGCTCAGCCCCGACTTCACCCCCGCCGAGTTGCTCACCCTCATCCAGTCCATGGCCGCCTCGTGGAACTCGCTCAACCCGGAGTTCGCGGCGTCGGCCGAAATGGGCGGGCAACCCGACCGCCGTACGGCCGTGGTAAGGGCAGTGGCCCGCCTGGTCTGA